The Brassica napus cultivar Da-Ae chromosome C7, Da-Ae, whole genome shotgun sequence genome has a segment encoding these proteins:
- the LOC125590673 gene encoding glutathione S-transferase T3-like, producing MDPFPLNSPGFVNLLTSQTTQPIEIGSSEVPKPPERRKWTIKEDLVLISAWLNTSKDPITSNEQKLGAFWKRIEEYVNASPLLIGSIPREWSQCKQRWGRVNEQVCKFVGCHEAALKEQASGQNENDVMKVAHDIFLNDYKAKFSLEHCWRELRFDQKWRSHSLTSNGAKEKRKETADEVGREEDVRPPGVKASKAAKRKKHGNEAAFDQIETILAAKNMLSKQKILDRLLGKNADTLTDQELALKNKLISELL from the coding sequence ATGGATCCTTTTCCCCTAAACTCTCCCGGCTTTGTTAACCTGCTTACTTCCCAGACCACTCAGCCAATAGAAATAGGATCTTCTGAGGTTCCCAAACCTCCGGAAAGGAGGAAGTGGACAATCAAAGAAGATTTGGTGTTGATcagtgcttggttgaacacCAGCAAGGATCCAATAACCAGTAATGAGCAGAAGCTAGGAGCATTTTGGAAGAGAATAGAGGAGTACGTGAATGCTAGCCCTCTGCTCATTGGCTCCATTCCTAGGGAGTGGAGTcaatgtaagcagaggtggggaaggGTTAATGAGCAGGTGTGTAAGTTCGTGGGATGTCATGAAGCTGCTCTGAAGGAGCAGGCGAGTGGACAGAATGAGAATGATGTCATGAAGGTGGCTCATGACATCTTCTTAAATGACTACAAAGCCAAGTTCAGTCTTGAACATTGTTGGAGGGAGCTTCGGTTTGATCAAAAATGGAGATCACACAGTCTGACATCAAATGGTGCaaaggagaaaaggaaggaaACTGCGGATGAGGTGGGTCGCGAGGAAGATGTTAGACCTCCCGGAGTCAAGGCTAGCAAAGCAGCAAAACGCAAGAAGCATGGCAATGAAGCAGCGTTTGATCAGATCGAAACCATTCTAGCAGCCAAGAATATGTTATCCAAACAGAAAATACTTGATAGGTTGCTAGGAAAAAACGCTGATACACTTACAGATCAAGAGCTTGCTCTAAAAAACAAACTCATATCTGAATTGCTTTAA
- the LOC106409413 gene encoding uncharacterized protein LOC106409413 isoform X2 — protein MDPEAEIRDTKRRKEHIDMLSYVCDSEHGIPTRCPCGGSIIHEVCGKEEYDTLPGKRFFTCINYEADGFHYRQPWVIGVQEHIERLTSRVEEVEAVIKWVPEVNNKIKSLEAEVKALTVEVDRLTGKVYNLTVQVDHLEKCCFD, from the exons ATGGATCCCGAAGCAGAGATAAGAGAcacaaagagaagaaaagagcACATCGATATGCTTTCATACGTGTGTGATTCAGAACACGGGATTCCGACGAGGTGTCCCTGTGGTGGGAGTATAATTCACGAGGTTTGTGGGAAGGAGGAATACGACACTCTCCCCGGCAAGCGTTTCTTCACCTGCATAAACTACGAG GCTGATGGATTTCATTATCGTCAGCCTTGGGTCATTGGTGTGCAGGAGCATATCGAACGGCTCACAAGTCGtgtggaggaggtggaggcagtGATCAAGTGGGTGCCGGAGGTGAATAATAAGATTAAGAGTCTGGAG GCAGAGGTAAAAGCCCTCACTGTGGAGGTTGATAGGCTCACTGGGAAGGTTTATAACCTGACCGTGCAGGTGGATCACTTGGAGAAATGCTGCTTCGACTGA
- the LOC106409986 gene encoding transcription factor MYB41 has protein sequence MKWRRYECTLRIDIYKTQVLFFKFKKLLLVFRSFCKRTKLLLDSYDLSIYIFRNYEIKMGRSPCCDKNGVKKGPWTSEEDQKLIDYIRFHGPGNWRTLPKNAGLQRCGKSCRLRWTNYLRPDIKRGRFSFEEEETIIQLHSVMGNKWSAIAARLPGRTDNEIKNHWNTHIRKRLVRSGIDPVTHSPRLDLLDISSLLVALINQPNFSSVATHASSLLHPDVLRLASLLLPPQQPLQDFNPIYAPNLDQNIQTPITTVSSQDSQLQAECTTPVSNNETSSFDPFMKARLEVSHEDVLPPLSESFDLESLMSTPQQNSIEAEANSSSFFDFGFPDNFTLEEFMLN, from the exons ATGAAATGGAGAAGGTATGAGTGCACCCTGcgcattgatatttataaaactcaagtcctctttttcaaatttaagaaactccttttGGTTTTTCGATCCTTTTGCAAGAGAACCAAACTGTTACTAGACTCTTACGATctgtctatatatatttttcgaaATTACGAAATAAAGATGGGAAGATCACCTTGTTGTGATAAGAATGGAGTGAAGAAGGGACCATGGACGTCTGAGGAGGATCAGAAACTCATCGATTATATTCGATTTCATGGTCCGGGCAATTGGCGTACCCTCCCTAAAAATGCTG GACTCCAAAGGTGTGGAAAAAGCTGTCGTCTTCGTTGGACCAATTATCTAAGACCAGACATCAAGAGAGGAAGATTTTctttcgaggaagaagaaactaTCATTCAGCTACACAGTGTTATGGGAAACAA GTGGTCCGCAATAGCAGCTCGTCTACCAGGAAGAACcgataatgaaataaaaaaccaTTGGAATACTCACATCCGTAAGCGACTTGTAAGGAGTGGCATCGACCCTGTTACTCACTCCCCACGCCTTGATCTTCTTGATATTTCCTCACTTTTAGTGGCACTTATCAATCAACCAAACTTTTCATCAGTAGCAACACATGCATCGTCTCTGCTTCATCCTGATGTATTGAGGTTGGCCTCTCTTCTCTTGCCCCCTCAACAACCTCTCCAAGACTTTAATCCAATTTACGCACCGAACCTAGACCAAAATATTCAAACTCCAATCACAACGGTGTCGTCTCAAGACTCTCAGCTACAAGCCGAGTGTACAACTCCAGTATCAAACAACGAAACTTCATCTTTCGATCCTTTCATGAAAGCAAGACTTGAGGTCAGTCATGAAGATGTATTACCACCTTTGTCAGAGAGTTTTGACTTAGAGTCACTCATGTCAACGCCACAACAAAATAGCATTGAAGCAGAAGCCAACTCCAGCAGTTTCTTCGACTTTGGGTTTCCGGATAATTTTACCCTTGAGGaatttatgttaaattaa
- the LOC106409413 gene encoding putative nuclease HARBI1 isoform X1, with product MSSSSSDEADEVFDELVDEVVDNFIDTVIDGQTNKPKRRAYIERDRELGHIRLCNDYFSNNPTYTQDMFRRRFRMNKPLFLRIVDRLSTEVPYFQQRRDATGRNGLSPLQKYTAAIRMLAYGQSGDTYDEYLRMADSTSRLCLAKFTDAIIQLFGDEYLRTPTAEDLQRLLDIGEVRGFPGMIGSIDCMHWEWKNCPTAWKGQFTRGSGKPTIVLEAVASQDLWIWHAFFGLPGTLNDINVLDRSPVFDDILHGRAPKVKFKVNNHTYRMAYYLTDGIYPPWATFIQSIPLPQGRKAHKFAEMQESARKDVERAFGVLQSRFAIVRNPALQWDKKRIGKVMIACVILHNMIVEDERDGYAPIDTSEFETGQSSRSSQVRSRDSVNVTPDMLAMRREVRDSDKHHRLKADLVENIWQMFGDEDE from the coding sequence atgtcttcctcatcaagtgaTGAAGCGGATGAAGTTTTTGATGAATTGGTCGATGAAGTTGTTGATAATTTCATCGATACAGTAATTGATGGTCAAACCAACAAACCAAAGAGGCGAGCTTATATTGAAAGAGATCGAGAACTAGGACACATTCGACTATGCAACGACTATTTCAGTAATAATCCAACGTACACACAAGATATGTTTAGGCGGcggtttcgaatgaacaagccattgttccttcgcattgtcgaCCGTCTAAGTACTGAAGTTCCGTACTttcagcaaagaagagatgctacCGGAAGGAACGGGCTATCTCCACTTCAAAAGTATACGGCAGCGATACGTATGCTCGCATATGGTCAGTCAGGAGATAcatatgacgaatatctccggaTGGCTGACAGTACATCACGTTTATGTTTGGCAAAATTCACTGATGCAATAATACAATTGTTTGGGGATGAGTATCTACGAACACCTACAGCCGAGGATCTTCAGCGAttactcgatattggagaggtaCGGGGATTTCCGGGGATGATAggcagcatcgactgtatgcactgggagtggaaaaactgcccaacAGCTTGGAAAGGCCAGTTCACACGTGGTTCGggaaagccgacaattgtcttagaagccgtggcatcacaagatctttggatttgGCACGCTTTTTTCGGCTTACCAGGTACCCtaaacgatatcaatgttcttgatcggtctccagtttttgatgacatcttaCATGGTCGAGCCCCTAAAGTgaagttcaaggtcaacaaccacacttatcgtatGGCCTACTATCTTACCGACGGCATTTATCCTCCATgggcaacatttatccaatccatcccacttcctcaaggtcgTAAAGCACATAAATTTGCAGAAATGCAAGAATCCgccagaaaagatgtcgaacgggcttttggagtattgcaatcgAGGTTTGCAATTGTTAGGAACCCAGCTCTACAATGGGACAAGAAAAGGATAGGAAAAGTAATGATAGcttgtgtcatattgcacaatatgatagtagaggACGAACGAGACGGATACGCTCCAATTGATACATCTGAGTTTGAGACAGGACAGTCTAGCAGAAGTTCGCAGGTGAGAAGCAGAGATAGTGTTAATGTCACCCCTGATATGTTAGCCATGCGGAGAGAAGTTCGAGATAGTGACAAGCATCatcgtttgaaagctgatttagtggaaaatatttggcaaatgtttggtgatgaagatgaataA
- the BNACNNG58150D gene encoding uncharacterized protein BNACNNG58150D, with protein sequence MDEIKARRIILLSIIFLFFFSEKVLLGSANEHGSRNLAVVMKQRVRNRGPRDTNTTSAASTMMFPGSFHVGAASSFLLALLL encoded by the coding sequence ATGGATGAGATCAAAGCCAGACGCATAATACTCCTCTCTATCAtattcctcttcttcttttccgAGAAAGTTCTTTTGGGTTCAGCTAACGAGCATGGGTCAAGGAATCTTGCAGTGGTGATGAAGCAACGGGTGAGAAACAGAGGGCCTCGTGACACTAACACAACGTCCGCAGCTTCTACTATGATGTTCCCAGGGTCCTTCCATGTGGGTGCTGCTTCCTCCTTCCTACTCGCTCTTCTTTTATAG